Proteins co-encoded in one Neodiprion lecontei isolate iyNeoLeco1 chromosome 3, iyNeoLeco1.1, whole genome shotgun sequence genomic window:
- the LOC107220706 gene encoding synaptotagmin 1 isoform X2: MPAIKREVVDAENVEPKVEPNLTTLTSFVSSTTSTIRSSTTAAEEVKVETKNDVTTQATNKVLMELKDLGKEMSEETGVPEWGLAAIFIAIGVVILGICFCCIRRCCRKRRSKDGKKGLKGAVDLKSVQLLGSTYKDKPDMEELTDNAEEPDEAESKHSEVKLGKLQYKLEYDFNSNSLAVTVIQAEELPALDMGGTSDPYVKVYLLPDKKKKFETKVHRKTLNPVFNETFTFKSVPYADAMNKTLVFAIFDFDRFSKHDQIGEVKVPLCQVDLAQTIEEWRELQSVEGEGGQDNKLGDICFSLRYVPTAGKLTVVILEAKNLKKMDVGGLSDPYVKIALMQNGKRLKKKKTSIKKCTLNPYYNESFTFEVPFEQIQKVQLVVTVVDYDRIGTSEPIGKVVLGYNASGTELRHWSDMLASPRRPIAQWHTLKDPEDGDKKD; encoded by the exons ATGCCGGCGATAAAGAGGGAAGTCGTTGATGCAGAGAACGTCGAGCCGAAGGTCGAACCGAATTTGACAACGCTTACCTCCTTCGTTAGCTCGACGACCTCGACGATCAGATCGTCAACGACTGCTGCGGAAGAGGTTAAAGTCG aaacgaaaaatgacgTCACCACGCAGGCCACCAACAAGGTCCTCATGGAGCTCAAGGATTTGGGCAAGGAAATGTCGGAGGAAACCGGCGTGCCGGAATGGGGATTGGCTGCCATTTTTATAG CCATCGGAGTCGTGATCTTAGGAATTTGCTTCTGCTGCATAAGAAGATGCTGTCGCAAACGGCGTTCAAAGGACGGAAAGAAGGGCTTGAAGGGGGCGGTGGACCTCAAGTCCGTTCAGCTTCTCGGCAGCACGTATAAAGACAAG CCCGACATGGAAGAGCTCACGGATAATGCCGAGGAACCTGACGAAGCCGAGAGTAAACATAGCGAGGTCAAGCTTGGGAAGCTCCAGTACAAG CTGGAGTACGACTTTAACTCGAACAGCTTGGCAGTGACGGTTATCCAAGCCGAAGAGTTGCCAGCGTTAGACATGGGCGGGACGTCGGATCCTTACGTGAAAGTTTACCTCTTACCggataagaagaagaaattcgaGACTAAAGTGCACAGAAAAACGCTCAATCCCGTGTTCAACGAAACCTTCACGTTCAAG AGTGTTCCTTACGCCGACGCGATGAACAAGACCCTCGTGTTCGCAATCTTCGACTTCGACAGGTTTTCGAAACACGATCAGATCGGCGAAGTCAAAGTTCCACTGTGCCAGGTAGACTTGGCTCAGACTATCGAGGAATGGCGCGAACTTCAGAGCGTCGAGGGTGAAGGTGGCCAG GACAACAAGCTGGGTGACATCTGCTTCTCTCTCCGATACGTCCCAACGGCCGGTAAACTAACTGTTGTTATACTCGAGGCGAAGAATCTGAAGAAGATGGACGTCGGCGGGCTTTCCGATCCCTACGTGAAAATCGCTCTGATGCAGAACGGCAAGAggttgaagaagaagaagacgtcGATCAAGAAATGTACTCTGAATCCTTACTACAACGAGTCCTTCACGTTTGAGGTGCCCTTCGAGCAGATTCAG AAAGTGCAGCTGGTTGTGACGGTAGTGGACTACGATCGCATCGGTACTTCGGAACCAATTGGCAAAGTTGTTCTTGGATACAACGCGAGCGGAACCGAACTTAGACATTGGTCAGACATGTTGGCATCGCCCAGGCGTCCGATAGCGCAGTGGCACACATTGAAAGACCCGGAAGATGGCGATAAGAAGGACTaa
- the LOC107220706 gene encoding synaptotagmin 1 isoform X1, giving the protein MPAIKREVVDAENVEPKVEPNLTTLTSFVSSTTSTIRSSTTAAEEVKVETKNDVTTQATNKVLMELKDLGKEMSEETGVPEWGLAAIFIAIGVVILGICFCCIRRCCRKRRSKDGKKGLKGAVDLKSVQLLGSTYKDKVQPDMEELTDNAEEPDEAESKHSEVKLGKLQYKLEYDFNSNSLAVTVIQAEELPALDMGGTSDPYVKVYLLPDKKKKFETKVHRKTLNPVFNETFTFKSVPYADAMNKTLVFAIFDFDRFSKHDQIGEVKVPLCQVDLAQTIEEWRELQSVEGEGGQDNKLGDICFSLRYVPTAGKLTVVILEAKNLKKMDVGGLSDPYVKIALMQNGKRLKKKKTSIKKCTLNPYYNESFTFEVPFEQIQKVQLVVTVVDYDRIGTSEPIGKVVLGYNASGTELRHWSDMLASPRRPIAQWHTLKDPEDGDKKD; this is encoded by the exons ATGCCGGCGATAAAGAGGGAAGTCGTTGATGCAGAGAACGTCGAGCCGAAGGTCGAACCGAATTTGACAACGCTTACCTCCTTCGTTAGCTCGACGACCTCGACGATCAGATCGTCAACGACTGCTGCGGAAGAGGTTAAAGTCG aaacgaaaaatgacgTCACCACGCAGGCCACCAACAAGGTCCTCATGGAGCTCAAGGATTTGGGCAAGGAAATGTCGGAGGAAACCGGCGTGCCGGAATGGGGATTGGCTGCCATTTTTATAG CCATCGGAGTCGTGATCTTAGGAATTTGCTTCTGCTGCATAAGAAGATGCTGTCGCAAACGGCGTTCAAAGGACGGAAAGAAGGGCTTGAAGGGGGCGGTGGACCTCAAGTCCGTTCAGCTTCTCGGCAGCACGTATAAAGACAAG GTTCAGCCCGACATGGAAGAGCTCACGGATAATGCCGAGGAACCTGACGAAGCCGAGAGTAAACATAGCGAGGTCAAGCTTGGGAAGCTCCAGTACAAG CTGGAGTACGACTTTAACTCGAACAGCTTGGCAGTGACGGTTATCCAAGCCGAAGAGTTGCCAGCGTTAGACATGGGCGGGACGTCGGATCCTTACGTGAAAGTTTACCTCTTACCggataagaagaagaaattcgaGACTAAAGTGCACAGAAAAACGCTCAATCCCGTGTTCAACGAAACCTTCACGTTCAAG AGTGTTCCTTACGCCGACGCGATGAACAAGACCCTCGTGTTCGCAATCTTCGACTTCGACAGGTTTTCGAAACACGATCAGATCGGCGAAGTCAAAGTTCCACTGTGCCAGGTAGACTTGGCTCAGACTATCGAGGAATGGCGCGAACTTCAGAGCGTCGAGGGTGAAGGTGGCCAG GACAACAAGCTGGGTGACATCTGCTTCTCTCTCCGATACGTCCCAACGGCCGGTAAACTAACTGTTGTTATACTCGAGGCGAAGAATCTGAAGAAGATGGACGTCGGCGGGCTTTCCGATCCCTACGTGAAAATCGCTCTGATGCAGAACGGCAAGAggttgaagaagaagaagacgtcGATCAAGAAATGTACTCTGAATCCTTACTACAACGAGTCCTTCACGTTTGAGGTGCCCTTCGAGCAGATTCAG AAAGTGCAGCTGGTTGTGACGGTAGTGGACTACGATCGCATCGGTACTTCGGAACCAATTGGCAAAGTTGTTCTTGGATACAACGCGAGCGGAACCGAACTTAGACATTGGTCAGACATGTTGGCATCGCCCAGGCGTCCGATAGCGCAGTGGCACACATTGAAAGACCCGGAAGATGGCGATAAGAAGGACTaa